One genomic region from Streptomyces sp. NBC_00457 encodes:
- a CDS encoding putative quinol monooxygenase, whose protein sequence is MNATYGFNATLTARPGMGDRLVDLLLTGLNEGSPGASEHCVVYLVSRSASDPDVVHVTEGWTSEEDHHRIFAGEAAQAIVARIDGLLAKESEFTDYVPVRGKAAL, encoded by the coding sequence ATGAACGCCACCTATGGCTTCAACGCCACCCTGACCGCCAGGCCCGGAATGGGCGACCGGCTGGTCGACCTGCTGCTGACCGGCCTGAACGAGGGCAGCCCCGGCGCGAGCGAACACTGCGTCGTCTACCTGGTCTCCCGTTCCGCGTCCGACCCCGACGTCGTCCACGTCACCGAGGGCTGGACCAGTGAGGAGGACCACCACCGGATCTTCGCCGGCGAGGCCGCCCAGGCCATCGTGGCGCGGATCGACGGGCTGCTGGCCAAGGAATCCGAGTTCACCGACTACGTCCCGGTCCGCGGCAAGGCCGCTCTCTGA
- a CDS encoding AraC family transcriptional regulator: MHLEELRTLLARHARPDWTTAIDGVLISKVDRPDPPAPSMSGTVLAVIAQGAKRLALGDRVYEYGAGQYLVASVDLPVTGQFTQVEPERPALGFGLTLEPSAVAELLLRAGPGDLPRADSGVPSGIAVSDASAPLLDAAVRLLRLLDEPRDRAVLAPLVKREILWRLITSEQGATVRQLGLADSGLSHVSRAVRWIREHYAQPFRVEDVARMSGMSVSAFYRNFQAVTAMSPIQFQKQIRLQEARLLLATHPGDVTGVGRRVGYDNPSQFSREYRRQFGAPPSQDAARLRDTARSPVSVIP, from the coding sequence ATGCACCTCGAAGAGCTCCGCACCCTGCTGGCCCGGCACGCCCGCCCCGACTGGACCACCGCCATCGACGGCGTCCTCATCTCGAAGGTCGACCGGCCGGATCCGCCGGCACCCTCCATGTCCGGCACGGTGCTCGCGGTCATCGCCCAGGGCGCCAAACGCCTCGCACTGGGCGACCGGGTCTACGAATACGGCGCCGGGCAGTATCTGGTCGCATCCGTGGACCTGCCCGTCACGGGGCAGTTCACCCAGGTCGAACCCGAGCGACCCGCCCTCGGCTTCGGCCTGACCCTGGAGCCGTCCGCCGTGGCCGAACTGCTGCTGCGGGCCGGCCCCGGCGACCTCCCCCGCGCCGACTCAGGCGTGCCATCGGGCATCGCCGTCAGCGACGCGTCAGCCCCGCTGCTCGACGCGGCGGTCCGGCTGCTGCGCCTGCTCGACGAACCTCGCGACCGGGCCGTACTGGCCCCGCTGGTCAAGCGCGAGATCCTGTGGCGCCTGATCACCAGCGAGCAGGGGGCGACGGTTCGCCAACTGGGCCTGGCCGACAGCGGCCTCAGCCATGTCTCCCGCGCCGTGCGCTGGATCCGCGAGCACTACGCGCAGCCCTTCCGGGTCGAGGACGTGGCACGCATGTCCGGCATGAGCGTCTCCGCCTTCTACCGCAACTTCCAGGCGGTCACCGCGATGAGCCCCATCCAGTTCCAGAAGCAGATCCGGCTGCAGGAGGCCAGGCTGCTGCTCGCCACCCACCCGGGCGATGTCACCGGCGTCGGCCGGCGCGTCGGCTATGACAACCCCTCACAGTTCAGCCGGGAGTACCGCCGCCAGTTCGGGGCTCCCCCGAGCCAGGATGCGGCCCGCCTGCGCGACACCGCACGCAGTCCCGTGAGCGTCATCCCTTGA
- a CDS encoding SDR family oxidoreductase — MKTVLITGTSSGYGRATALHFHAQGWNVIATMRTPRPDVLPESDRLRIVELDVTEPESITAAFEAAGPVDALVNNAGVPSISVFEGTPMARVREVFETNTFGVMATTQAVLPRFRERGSGVVVNVTSSVVLGHMPLSAVYKASKMAIEGFTASLALELAPFGVRAKTVAPGACLTTNFAANATNGASLDQLVPAPYAAFAKKAMDGFMGQDVFTEESDVAETVWRAVHDTTGQLRFPAGRDAVWLAQAK; from the coding sequence ATGAAGACCGTTCTGATCACTGGCACGTCGTCCGGCTACGGGCGGGCGACCGCCCTCCACTTCCACGCGCAGGGGTGGAACGTCATCGCCACCATGCGCACCCCGCGTCCGGACGTCCTCCCCGAGTCGGACCGGCTCCGCATCGTCGAACTCGACGTGACCGAGCCCGAGTCCATCACCGCCGCGTTCGAGGCGGCGGGGCCCGTCGACGCCCTGGTCAACAACGCGGGCGTGCCCTCGATCAGCGTGTTCGAGGGCACGCCCATGGCCCGTGTACGGGAGGTGTTCGAGACCAACACCTTCGGTGTGATGGCGACGACGCAGGCGGTACTGCCCCGGTTCCGGGAGCGGGGTTCCGGCGTGGTGGTCAACGTGACCTCCAGCGTGGTGCTGGGACACATGCCGCTCTCGGCCGTCTACAAGGCGAGCAAGATGGCCATCGAGGGGTTCACCGCGTCCCTCGCGCTCGAACTCGCGCCGTTCGGTGTGCGGGCGAAGACGGTCGCGCCGGGCGCCTGCCTGACCACGAACTTCGCAGCCAACGCGACGAACGGCGCCTCGCTGGACCAACTGGTCCCGGCGCCCTACGCGGCGTTCGCGAAGAAGGCCATGGACGGCTTCATGGGCCAGGACGTCTTCACCGAGGAGAGCGACGTCGCCGAGACGGTCTGGCGGGCCGTGCACGACACGACCGGCCAGCTCCGCTTCCCAGCCGGCCGCGACGCGGTCTGGCTCGCCCAGGCGAAGTGA
- a CDS encoding dienelactone hydrolase family protein: protein MRFTSEQRLDDGVLEREFTLGEIPGTLWTPESAAPAPLILMAHNNGLPKRDARLVARARLTAAYGYAVATIDAVGCGDRPRSAADEQARADLRRAMQAGEPVDEIFESVVGPLVEKAVPEWRTTLDALLALPEIGGPVGYSGWTALGIRLAVAEPRIAAAGFFAGGYVPRAQREEARQVTIPLLMLLQWDDEGNPRQRALDLFDAFGSKEKTLHANLGGHLGTPWFEREDGDRFYDRHLK from the coding sequence ATGCGATTCACTTCCGAACAGCGTCTCGACGACGGCGTCCTCGAACGCGAATTCACCCTCGGCGAGATCCCCGGCACCCTGTGGACGCCCGAATCCGCCGCACCGGCCCCGCTGATCCTGATGGCCCACAACAACGGCCTGCCCAAGCGGGATGCCCGGCTGGTGGCCCGGGCCCGGCTCACCGCGGCGTACGGCTACGCGGTGGCCACCATCGACGCCGTCGGGTGCGGTGACCGACCCCGCTCCGCCGCCGACGAGCAGGCCCGCGCCGACCTCCGCCGGGCGATGCAGGCCGGCGAGCCGGTCGACGAGATCTTCGAGTCCGTCGTCGGCCCCCTGGTCGAAAAGGCGGTACCGGAATGGCGGACCACCCTGGACGCCCTCCTCGCACTGCCCGAGATCGGCGGTCCGGTCGGGTACTCGGGGTGGACCGCCCTCGGCATCCGCCTTGCGGTGGCCGAGCCGCGCATCGCGGCCGCCGGTTTCTTCGCCGGGGGTTACGTGCCCCGCGCCCAGCGCGAGGAGGCCCGGCAGGTCACCATTCCGCTGCTGATGCTGCTGCAGTGGGACGACGAAGGGAACCCCCGGCAACGGGCCCTGGACCTCTTCGACGCCTTCGGCAGCAAGGAGAAGACGCTGCACGCCAATCTGGGCGGACACCTCGGTACCCCGTGGTTCGAGAGGGAGGACGGGGACCGGTTCTACGACCGGCACCTGAAGTGA
- a CDS encoding pyridoxamine 5'-phosphate oxidase family protein, which produces MTNDQVTEILDRPLSQELLARDLCRLAYVAKDGTPRNIPIAFSWNGKEIVMCTSRNAPKLASLRHNPAVALTIDTEVHPPKILLVRGTVELDDVDGIPEEYLEMNGSYTMTAEQRVEWEAEVRSLYDGMVRIVMTPTWAKLIDFETTLPSAVEELIQRRAERQRQSH; this is translated from the coding sequence ATGACGAACGACCAGGTCACCGAGATCCTCGATCGCCCGCTGAGCCAGGAGCTGCTGGCCCGTGACCTCTGCCGCCTGGCCTACGTGGCCAAGGACGGGACACCGCGGAACATCCCGATCGCCTTCTCCTGGAACGGCAAGGAGATCGTGATGTGCACGTCGAGGAACGCCCCGAAGCTGGCTTCGCTCCGTCACAACCCGGCCGTCGCCCTCACGATCGACACCGAGGTGCACCCGCCCAAGATCCTGCTCGTCCGCGGCACCGTCGAACTCGACGACGTGGACGGCATTCCCGAGGAGTACCTCGAGATGAACGGCTCGTACACGATGACGGCCGAGCAACGGGTCGAGTGGGAGGCCGAGGTCCGCTCGCTCTACGACGGCATGGTCCGCATCGTGATGACGCCGACGTGGGCGAAGCTGATCGACTTCGAGACGACCTTGCCCAGCGCCGTCGAGGAACTCATCCAGCGGCGTGCGGAACGTCAGCGGCAGAGCCACTGA
- a CDS encoding phosphatase PAP2 family protein, producing MDRLLPPSLRAWLGLIAALAALVVVGVGGLYADQGEPGRVDRWIIEPTADSVRPPWRYVALTIDFLGEPAGAAMLVVAAVTGCLLLRRPRAAVLVVVGVGVTVGTARLLKHLVGRTIHGPGNLSYPSGHTAFLTALALVAALLATGRLGLGRTAGTSLVMGAPLVAGGAMGWAQVALGAHYPTDVLGGWCTALAVIPATAWLVDRIADRQADRQADRLADAGRQARR from the coding sequence TTGGATCGCCTGCTGCCCCCGTCCTTGCGCGCGTGGCTGGGGCTGATCGCGGCCCTCGCCGCTCTGGTGGTCGTCGGGGTCGGAGGCTTGTACGCCGACCAGGGCGAGCCCGGCCGGGTGGACAGGTGGATCATCGAGCCGACGGCGGACAGCGTGCGGCCGCCGTGGCGGTACGTCGCTCTGACCATCGACTTCCTGGGGGAGCCCGCCGGAGCGGCGATGCTGGTCGTGGCCGCCGTGACGGGGTGCCTGCTGCTTCGGCGTCCTCGTGCGGCGGTGCTCGTCGTGGTCGGCGTCGGTGTGACCGTGGGGACGGCGAGGCTGCTCAAGCACCTGGTGGGACGCACCATCCACGGCCCCGGCAACCTGTCCTACCCGAGCGGGCACACCGCCTTCCTCACCGCGCTCGCCCTGGTGGCCGCGCTGCTCGCGACCGGTCGGCTCGGCCTCGGCAGGACGGCCGGCACATCACTCGTGATGGGAGCGCCGCTGGTGGCCGGCGGCGCCATGGGCTGGGCGCAGGTCGCGCTGGGCGCGCACTACCCGACCGACGTCCTCGGCGGCTGGTGCACCGCGCTGGCGGTGATTCCGGCGACCGCGTGGCTGGTCGACCGGATCGCCGACCGGCAGGCCGACCGGCAGGCCGACCGTCTGGCCGACGCCGGTCGGCAGGCGCGTCGCTGA
- a CDS encoding glutamate-1-semialdehyde 2,1-aminomutase, with protein MDTEEFRLPRSRQANERLHAMIPGGAHTYAKGDDQYPEHLAPVISHGHGAHVWDIDGNRYIEYGSGLRSVSLGHAHPRVTEAARRELDRGSNFVRPSIVEVEAAERFLATVPTAEMVKFAKNGSDVTTAAVRLARAVTGRPRVAICGDHPFFSVDDWFIGTTPMSAGIPAATTELTVAFPYGDLAATEALLNRYVGEIACLILEPAGHIEPPPGYLAGLRELADRYGCVLIFDEMITGLRWSEAGAQGLYGVVPDLSTFGKALGNGFAVSALAGRRELMERGGLRHSGERVFLLSTTHGAETHSLAAAMAVQTTYVEEGITAQLHALGERLAAGVRDAAASMGVGDHVVVRGRASNLVFATLDENRQPSQPYRTLFLRQLLAGGVLAPSFVVSSALSEADIDHTVAVVAQACAVYRKALDAGDPTPWVGGRPVKPVFRRLA; from the coding sequence GTGGACACCGAAGAATTCCGACTGCCCCGGTCGCGGCAGGCGAACGAGCGGCTGCACGCCATGATCCCCGGCGGCGCGCACACCTACGCCAAGGGCGACGACCAGTACCCCGAGCACCTGGCCCCGGTCATCAGCCACGGCCACGGTGCCCATGTGTGGGACATCGACGGCAACCGCTACATCGAGTACGGCTCAGGCCTGCGGTCGGTCAGCCTCGGCCACGCCCACCCCCGCGTGACCGAGGCGGCCCGGCGGGAACTCGACCGCGGCAGCAACTTCGTGAGGCCGTCCATCGTGGAGGTCGAGGCCGCGGAACGCTTCCTGGCCACGGTGCCGACCGCCGAGATGGTGAAGTTCGCGAAGAACGGCTCCGACGTCACCACCGCCGCGGTCCGCCTGGCCCGCGCCGTCACCGGGCGCCCACGGGTGGCCATCTGCGGCGACCACCCGTTCTTCTCCGTCGACGACTGGTTCATCGGTACGACGCCGATGTCCGCCGGTATTCCGGCGGCGACCACCGAGCTCACCGTGGCGTTCCCGTACGGGGACCTTGCCGCCACGGAGGCGCTGCTCAACCGGTACGTCGGCGAGATCGCCTGCCTGATCCTCGAACCCGCCGGCCACATCGAGCCGCCGCCCGGCTACCTCGCCGGGCTGCGTGAGCTGGCGGACCGGTACGGCTGCGTCCTGATCTTCGACGAGATGATCACCGGCCTCCGCTGGTCCGAGGCGGGCGCCCAGGGCCTGTACGGCGTCGTCCCCGACCTCTCCACGTTCGGCAAGGCGCTGGGCAACGGGTTCGCCGTCTCCGCGCTCGCCGGGCGCCGCGAGCTGATGGAGCGGGGCGGGCTGCGTCACTCCGGCGAGCGGGTGTTCCTGCTGTCCACCACGCACGGTGCGGAAACGCACTCCCTGGCCGCCGCGATGGCCGTGCAGACCACCTACGTCGAGGAGGGCATCACCGCACAACTGCACGCCCTCGGCGAGCGGTTGGCGGCCGGTGTCCGGGACGCCGCGGCGAGCATGGGCGTCGGAGACCACGTCGTCGTCCGGGGCCGGGCCAGCAACCTGGTCTTCGCCACCCTCGACGAGAACCGGCAGCCGTCGCAGCCGTACCGCACCCTGTTCCTGCGCCAACTCCTCGCGGGCGGGGTACTGGCCCCGTCGTTCGTGGTGAGCAGCGCGCTCAGCGAGGCCGACATCGACCACACCGTGGCGGTGGTGGCCCAGGCATGTGCCGTGTACCGGAAGGCACTTGACGCCGGCGACCCCACTCCCTGGGTGGGCGGGCGGCCGGTGAAGCCGGTATTCCGCCGCTTGGCATGA
- the rfbC gene encoding dTDP-4-dehydrorhamnose 3,5-epimerase, protein MKAIEVPEIAGAYLFEPTPYADERGFFCRTFDADVVRSVGLDPNAFVQDSLSRSVRGVLRGLHLRSGAGEAKLVRCSYGKIFDVVVDLRPDSPTYLGRAFFELSGETQTTLYIPAGCAHGFQALTETADTSYRIDRPHDPAEDVTIAFDDPELAIPWPLPVTSMSQRDREAPSLADVLKHRES, encoded by the coding sequence ATGAAAGCGATCGAAGTCCCGGAGATCGCCGGCGCGTACCTCTTCGAGCCGACGCCGTACGCCGACGAGCGCGGCTTCTTCTGCCGCACCTTCGACGCCGACGTGGTCCGCTCGGTGGGCCTCGACCCGAACGCCTTCGTCCAGGACAGCCTGTCCCGCTCGGTCCGGGGCGTGCTGCGCGGCCTGCACCTGCGTTCCGGTGCCGGCGAGGCCAAGCTGGTGCGCTGCTCGTACGGGAAGATCTTCGACGTCGTCGTGGACCTGCGGCCCGACTCGCCGACGTACCTGGGCCGGGCGTTCTTCGAACTGTCCGGCGAGACCCAGACGACCCTGTACATCCCGGCGGGCTGCGCGCACGGCTTCCAGGCGCTCACCGAGACCGCCGACACCTCGTACCGGATCGACCGCCCGCACGATCCGGCCGAGGACGTGACGATCGCCTTCGACGACCCGGAGCTCGCCATCCCCTGGCCGCTGCCGGTCACTTCGATGTCTCAGCGGGACCGGGAGGCGCCGAGCCTCGCCGACGTCCTCAAGCACAGGGAGAGTTGA
- a CDS encoding polysaccharide pyruvyl transferase family protein — MTSTNRTQVRVGLFGLFGAGNSGNDASLEAILGYLRTEHPEAVVDALCGGPEVITARYGIPAARMNWNRGEYRTASSVVAIATKGLGKLVDAVRTAAWVRRHDVVIVPGTGVLETTLPLRPWGFPYSLFLLCASGRLLRTRVALVSVGASEIGDRATRTLVRWSARLAAYRSFRGAHSRDAIRAMGVATARDEVYPDLAFSLPAPRASTPSGPPGPVCVGVMAWHGSNDERARAEEIHRRYLDGTIRFVRALVEDGRPVRLLTGDELDRPVAAAVLDAVDSPLVTAAEAASLADLMKEAAAADTVVATRYHNLVCALKVGTPTLAVSYSEKSDDLMAQMGLGAYCHPAREVDADRLLEQFRELEQRSAELRRTLPERNEDAARRVEDQFTALTTALFPPAGRTHTTQETP; from the coding sequence ATGACCTCGACGAACAGAACTCAGGTGCGCGTCGGCCTGTTCGGCCTGTTCGGCGCCGGCAACTCCGGCAACGACGCGTCACTGGAGGCCATCCTCGGGTACCTGCGCACCGAGCACCCGGAGGCGGTCGTGGACGCGCTGTGCGGCGGGCCCGAGGTCATCACGGCCCGGTACGGGATCCCCGCGGCGCGGATGAACTGGAACCGCGGTGAGTACCGGACCGCTTCGAGTGTCGTCGCCATCGCGACGAAGGGTCTGGGCAAGCTCGTCGACGCCGTCCGCACCGCCGCTTGGGTGCGCCGGCACGACGTGGTGATCGTGCCGGGCACGGGCGTCCTGGAGACCACGCTGCCGCTGCGGCCGTGGGGCTTCCCGTACTCGCTGTTCCTGCTCTGCGCGAGCGGCCGGCTGCTGCGCACCCGGGTCGCACTGGTCAGCGTCGGCGCCTCCGAGATCGGCGACCGGGCGACCCGGACCCTGGTGCGCTGGTCGGCGCGGCTGGCCGCGTACCGGTCGTTCCGGGGCGCCCACTCCCGCGACGCGATACGGGCGATGGGCGTGGCCACCGCGCGCGACGAGGTCTATCCGGACCTCGCCTTTTCGCTGCCGGCGCCGCGGGCGAGCACGCCCTCGGGCCCGCCGGGCCCGGTCTGCGTCGGCGTCATGGCCTGGCACGGCAGCAACGACGAGCGTGCACGGGCCGAGGAGATCCACCGGCGCTACCTCGACGGGACGATCCGGTTCGTCCGCGCGCTGGTCGAGGACGGCCGGCCGGTCCGGCTGCTCACCGGGGACGAGCTCGACCGGCCGGTGGCCGCCGCGGTCCTCGACGCGGTGGACTCGCCGCTGGTCACCGCCGCCGAGGCGGCCTCGCTCGCCGACCTGATGAAGGAGGCGGCGGCCGCCGACACCGTGGTGGCGACCCGCTACCACAACCTGGTCTGCGCGCTGAAGGTCGGCACGCCGACGCTCGCCGTCAGCTATTCGGAGAAGAGCGACGATCTCATGGCCCAGATGGGACTCGGCGCGTACTGCCACCCGGCGCGCGAGGTCGACGCCGACAGGCTGCTCGAGCAGTTCCGGGAGCTGGAACAGCGATCGGCGGAGCTGCGGCGGACCCTCCCGGAGCGGAACGAGGACGCCGCCCGGCGCGTCGAGGACCAGTTCACCGCCTTGACCACGGCCCTGTTCCCGCCGGCCGGCCGCACCCACACCACGCAGGAGACTCCATGA
- a CDS encoding glycosyltransferase family 2 protein codes for MTRHPRLSIGLPVYNGEEYLAESLDALLGQTYEDFELVISDNASTDGTQDICRRYAAKDSRIRYLRLPRNIGAAPNHNYVFTECRSELFKWASHDDLYARDLLRRCVQALDERPDMVLAHSGQAVIDGDGQVTVPYEYGLATDSPHAPERFRSLLFEPGGDDFYGVMRADVLRRVKPHDSYHHADRTFVAEITLHGPFHQVPELLYFRRDHPTRAERANPSKRSRCVNLDPRRAGPLHPTPRLLAEYVWGFVSAIRRAPLSPADRRACYRHLAAWMTSRTRPGAGERVEDRAPVDPGGLTVSVDAIVAGREGRQA; via the coding sequence ATGACCCGCCATCCCCGGCTCAGCATCGGCCTGCCCGTGTACAACGGGGAGGAGTACCTCGCCGAGTCGCTCGATGCCCTGCTCGGCCAGACCTACGAGGACTTCGAGCTGGTCATCTCCGACAACGCCTCGACCGACGGAACCCAGGACATCTGCCGCCGGTACGCCGCGAAGGACTCGCGTATCCGCTATCTCCGGCTGCCCCGGAACATCGGCGCCGCACCGAACCACAACTACGTGTTCACCGAGTGCCGGAGCGAGCTGTTCAAGTGGGCCTCGCACGACGACCTGTACGCCCGGGACCTGCTGCGGCGCTGCGTTCAGGCGCTGGACGAGCGGCCGGACATGGTCCTCGCGCACAGCGGCCAGGCGGTCATCGACGGCGACGGCCAGGTGACGGTCCCGTACGAGTACGGGCTGGCCACCGACTCGCCGCACGCGCCGGAGCGCTTCCGCAGCCTGCTGTTCGAGCCCGGTGGCGACGACTTCTACGGGGTGATGCGAGCCGACGTGCTGCGCCGGGTGAAGCCGCACGACAGCTACCACCACGCGGACCGCACGTTCGTCGCCGAGATCACCCTGCACGGGCCCTTCCACCAGGTGCCGGAGCTGCTGTACTTCCGTCGCGACCACCCCACCCGCGCCGAGCGGGCGAACCCCTCCAAGCGCTCCCGGTGCGTCAATCTGGACCCGCGCCGGGCCGGCCCGCTGCATCCGACGCCCCGGCTGCTCGCCGAGTACGTCTGGGGCTTCGTCTCGGCGATCCGGCGGGCGCCGTTGTCCCCGGCCGACCGGCGCGCGTGCTACCGCCACCTGGCCGCGTGGATGACCAGCCGCACCCGGCCGGGTGCGGGCGAGCGGGTCGAGGACCGCGCCCCGGTCGACCCGGGCGGGCTCACGGTCTCCGTCGACGCGATCGTCGCCGGCCGGGAGGGGAGGCAGGCATGA
- a CDS encoding DUF4910 domain-containing protein, translated as MAPVTEIGEEMYALVERMYPLCRSITGDGVRATLDIVGEYIPLQVHEVPTGTQVLDWTVPQEWNIRDAYIADSAGKRVVDFAASSLHVLGYSVPVATTMPLAELREHLHTLPDHPAWVPYRTSYYKPEWGFCLAQETLDAMPDGDYEVRIDSTLADGHLTYAEHVVPGQVQDEVIVSCHVCHPSLANDNLAGIAVATFLARELARQTPYYTYRFIFAPGTIGAITWLARNAERVERVKHGLVLACAGDSGHLTYKQSRRGDAEIDRVMRHVLAASERPHQVKEFTPYGYDERQYCSPGFDLGVGSLTRTPYAGYPEYHTSADNLDFVSPEAMADTLAVCREASAVLDRNRQYVNLSPYGEPQLGRRGLYDALGGRSDTKQAQMAMLWVLNLSDGDHSLLDVAERSGLPFGTVASAADALHGAGLIKT; from the coding sequence GTGGCGCCCGTGACCGAGATCGGCGAGGAGATGTACGCCCTGGTGGAGCGGATGTACCCGCTCTGCCGGAGCATCACGGGCGACGGCGTGCGTGCCACCTTGGACATCGTCGGCGAGTACATCCCGCTGCAGGTGCACGAGGTGCCGACCGGCACGCAGGTGCTCGACTGGACCGTGCCCCAGGAGTGGAACATCCGCGACGCGTACATCGCCGACAGCGCAGGCAAGCGGGTCGTCGACTTCGCCGCGTCCAGCCTGCACGTGCTCGGCTACAGCGTGCCGGTGGCGACGACCATGCCGCTGGCCGAGCTGCGCGAACACCTGCACACCCTGCCGGACCACCCGGCCTGGGTGCCGTACCGCACCAGTTACTACAAGCCGGAATGGGGATTCTGCCTGGCCCAGGAGACCTTGGACGCGATGCCGGACGGCGACTACGAGGTGCGCATCGACTCCACGCTCGCGGACGGCCACCTCACCTACGCCGAGCATGTCGTCCCCGGGCAGGTCCAGGACGAGGTGATCGTCTCCTGCCACGTCTGCCACCCGTCGCTGGCCAACGACAACCTGGCCGGCATCGCCGTGGCGACGTTCCTGGCCCGGGAGCTGGCCCGGCAAACGCCGTACTACACCTACCGGTTCATCTTCGCCCCCGGCACCATCGGAGCGATCACCTGGCTGGCCCGCAACGCGGAGCGGGTGGAGCGAGTCAAGCACGGCCTGGTGTTGGCCTGCGCCGGAGACTCGGGCCACCTGACGTACAAGCAGAGCAGGCGCGGCGACGCGGAGATCGACCGGGTGATGCGGCACGTGCTGGCCGCCTCCGAACGCCCGCACCAGGTCAAGGAGTTCACGCCGTACGGCTACGACGAGCGGCAGTACTGCTCGCCCGGGTTCGACCTGGGCGTGGGCTCGCTCACCCGGACCCCGTACGCCGGCTACCCCGAATACCACACCTCGGCGGACAATCTGGACTTCGTCTCCCCGGAGGCGATGGCGGACACCCTCGCGGTCTGCCGCGAGGCGTCCGCAGTCCTCGACCGCAACCGGCAGTACGTCAACCTCAGCCCTTACGGCGAACCGCAGTTGGGCCGGCGCGGGCTGTACGACGCGCTCGGCGGCCGCAGCGACACCAAGCAGGCCCAGATGGCCATGCTCTGGGTCCTCAACCTGTCCGACGGCGACCACAGCCTGCTGGACGTCGCCGAGCGGTCCGGGCTGCCGTTCGGCACCGTCGCCTCCGCGGCCGACGCCCTGCACGGAGCCGGGCTGATCAAGACATGA
- a CDS encoding NAD-dependent epimerase/dehydratase family protein, protein MRVLLTGHQGYLGTVMAPVLAAAGHEVVGLDSGLFADCVLGPTPADPPGHRVDLRDITAEHVAGVEAVIHLAALSNDPLGSLAPDLTYDINHHASVRLARLARDAGVRRFLYASTCSVYGAAGGDGLVGEDAPLRPVTPYAESKVRVEDDLHALADGDFTPVFMRNATAFGYSPRLRADIVLNNLVGHALLSGEVLVLSDGTPWRPLVHAADIARAFTAALAAPREAVHDRAFNIGSEINNVTVAQIAEQVAEAVSGVKVVITGENGADPRSYRVDFSRFRAAIPGFDCEWTVKQGALELADAYQKFGLTSEAFEQRFTRLAVLRAASEAGTVDDTLRWRP, encoded by the coding sequence TTGCGCGTACTGCTGACCGGACACCAGGGCTACCTGGGCACCGTGATGGCCCCGGTCCTCGCGGCCGCCGGGCACGAGGTCGTCGGCCTCGACTCCGGCCTGTTCGCCGACTGCGTCCTCGGCCCGACGCCCGCCGACCCGCCGGGGCACCGGGTGGACCTGCGTGACATCACGGCCGAGCACGTGGCCGGGGTGGAGGCCGTGATCCACCTGGCCGCGCTGTCCAACGACCCGCTGGGATCGCTGGCGCCGGACCTCACCTACGACATCAATCACCACGCCTCCGTACGGCTGGCCCGGCTGGCCCGCGACGCCGGAGTGCGACGCTTCCTGTACGCGTCGACCTGCTCGGTGTACGGCGCCGCCGGCGGCGACGGCCTGGTGGGCGAGGACGCCCCGCTGCGCCCGGTGACGCCCTACGCGGAGTCCAAGGTGCGGGTGGAGGACGACCTGCACGCGCTGGCCGACGGCGACTTCACCCCGGTGTTCATGCGCAACGCCACCGCCTTCGGCTACTCGCCCCGGCTGCGCGCCGACATCGTGCTGAACAACCTCGTGGGCCACGCGCTCCTGTCCGGCGAGGTCCTGGTGCTCTCCGACGGCACCCCTTGGCGCCCGCTGGTGCACGCAGCCGACATCGCCCGGGCCTTCACGGCGGCGCTGGCCGCGCCGCGGGAAGCGGTGCACGACCGGGCGTTCAACATCGGCAGCGAGATCAACAACGTCACGGTCGCCCAGATCGCCGAGCAGGTCGCCGAGGCGGTGTCCGGCGTGAAGGTGGTGATCACCGGGGAGAACGGCGCCGATCCGCGGTCGTACCGGGTGGACTTCTCCCGGTTCCGGGCCGCGATACCCGGCTTCGACTGCGAGTGGACGGTGAAGCAGGGCGCGCTGGAACTCGCGGACGCCTACCAGAAGTTCGGCCTGACCAGCGAGGCCTTCGAGCAACGCTTCACCCGCCTCGCCGTGCTGCGCGCGGCGTCCGAGGCCGGAACCGTCGACGACACCCTGCGGTGGCGCCCGTGA